In the Oncorhynchus keta strain PuntledgeMale-10-30-2019 chromosome 29, Oket_V2, whole genome shotgun sequence genome, one interval contains:
- the l2hgdh gene encoding LOW QUALITY PROTEIN: L-2-hydroxyglutarate dehydrogenase, mitochondrial (The sequence of the model RefSeq protein was modified relative to this genomic sequence to represent the inferred CDS: inserted 1 base in 1 codon) encodes MIRTLNSASFAALFATVPKSATCRTARIHSAYDVAVVGGGIVGLASARELILRHPTLSFILLEKEKDLAIHQSGHNSGVIHSGIYYTPGXLKARLCGKGAAMAYEYLDKKGLPYKRCGKLIVAVEREEIPRLKALYERGQKNNVRDLTMIDAKGIRERKPYCRGLMALDSPYTGIVDWRLVSLAYGKDFQEAGGTVVTEYEASDMAMVKESPAGNTDGMKYPIAIRDSKGTEVRCRYVLTCGGLYSDRLAQISGCSPDPRIVPFRGDYLVLKPEKHYLVRGNIYPVPDPKFPFLGVHFTPRMDGSVWLGPNAVLAFKREGYKLYDFDARDFGDALSFRGLQKLVMNNLVYGVGEMYRGVFIGAQVKILKKFIPELSLSDVLRGPAGVRAQALDRDGNLVDDFVFDVGVGDVGSRVLHVRNAPSPAATSSLAIAEMVADEVERRFRL; translated from the exons TGCGTATGATGTGGCTGTGGTGGGTGGAGGCATCGTGGGCCTGGCCTCAGCCAGAGAGCTCATCCTCAGACACCCCACGCTTAGCTTCATTCtgctggagaaggagaaggaccTGG CCATCCACCAAAGTGGCCACAACAGTGGTGTGATCCACAGTGGGATTTACTACACCCCGG CTCTGAAGGCCCGTCTCTGTGGCAAAGGGGCCGCTATGGCCTACGAATACCTGGACAAGAAAGGACTCCCCTATAAGAGGTGTGGAAAG CTGATCGTCGCTGTGGAGCGAGAGGAGATTCCCAGGCTCAAAGCGCTGTACGAGCGAGGACAGAAGAACAACGTGCGTGACCTCACCATGATAGACGCCAAGGGGATCCGAGAGagga agccctactgcagg GGTCTGATGGCCCTGGACTCTCCTTACACTGGCATCGTGGACTGGAGGCTGGTGTCACTGGCATATGGCAAGGACTTCCAGGAGGCAGGAGGGACCGTGGTTACTGAATATGAGGCTAGTGACATGGCCATGGTGAAGGAAAGCCCCGCTGGCAACACGGACG GAATGAAATATCCCATCGCTATCAGAGATTCAAAG GGTACGGAGGTAAGGTGTCGGTATGTGCTGACCTGTGGTGGTCTGTACTCTGACCGCCTCGCTCAGATCTCTGGCTGCAGTCCAGACCCTCGCATTGTCCCCTTCAGAGGAGATTACCTGGTCCTGAAGCCTGAGAAACACTACCTGGTCCGGGGCAACATCTACCCC GTTCCTGACCCTAAGTTCCCCTTCCTGGGGGTCCACTTCACCCCGCGGATGGACGGCAGTGTTTGGCTGGGTCCCAACGCCGTCCTGGCCTTTAAACGAGAAGGATACAAGCTGTACGACTTCGATGCCCGGGACTTTGGAGATGCACTTTCATTCAG aggtcTGCAGAAACTGGTGATGAATAACCTAGTGTATGGTGTTGGAGAGATGTACAGAGGGGTGTTCATCGGAGCTCAGGTCAAGATCTTAAAGAAGTTCATCCCAGAGCTGTCTCTAAGCGACGTACTCA GGGGTCCAGCAGGGGTGAGGGCCCAGGCTCTGGACCGCGATGGGAACCTGGTAGATGACTTTGTGTTTGACGTTGGTGTCGGGGATGTGGGCAGCAGAGTCCTCCATGTACGCAACGCTCCCTCGCCCGCCGCCACCTCTTCCCTGGCCATAGCAGAGATGGTAGCAGACGAGGTGGAGAGACGTTTCAGACTCTAA